The Solenopsis invicta isolate M01_SB chromosome 12, UNIL_Sinv_3.0, whole genome shotgun sequence genome window below encodes:
- the LOC105202718 gene encoding mediator of RNA polymerase II transcription subunit 13 isoform X2 — protein sequence MTHPSHQTNGASLEDCHTNFFALTSLCGIKWRKLVWGEVAGGFGGTPLEDPVLSSFSRCLAGDILCVWRRVAATPATSGPATAGASSAPMFSDMSIAPSPAPPPLSLTAAKELWIFWYGEEPDLSGLVSPELIACESEQGSWESGLSYECRSLLFKALHNLIERCLLSRDFVRLGKWFVQPYNGYEKHRCSSHLSFSFAFFVHGESTVCASVDVRQHPAVRHLTKTCLQRTQTSQSGVKVILAPYGLAGTLTGQVSRMDSQLLEEWKHFYPISTGSNPETGLPPLVEVLVGGVRMRYPSCYVLVTDMDDTPPETPLSPPSSPVTCERPLLMQQELSAATELPERVWAECTLSSPVSASKTESSMEPGTWTFVEPTQKSSCTCSCSKYTTPGGWKSLASSQVQRERVDKGGRRVVPFHRRSTTQWDACPSVPANAPRSVLSRTEAPSTPPGGPPSYSRGPPTGGDCLPVPSVGSPGSPAPSPLLTPHSEPASVPPAEPTMPTLSPQPPPSHTNTAPPLTPSQGPKSISSACNNQVHSPSVPGPILKRPILVSREYEGALLEDEQPLSELYNYSLQEAWLNHPVKRFKAMNISNPPINRSNVLYPPMKSQALQSQAPKLEIKQEPVEAGECIGRRTDPYEFDATGEENGTNVDGLRRQRDDPSKPGSLFTSEGLQPSYKDLDQIFDNSDPDTSSDETNLNQLQIQTPPGSNKSGGLHEETRVDGANKNNNRGVTVLRPEELSKMFPTPPSLEHNPVASPCQLSDPLMDQTELLMPSRPLRHLPDIYPNMGSPQEEPIDDWSYVFKPAAISKMVGSSKYAPLTNLPSQSLPSITLPSHCVYRPSWQCNPASTNQADKPLPPTRPGSVQQQQQQQQQQQQQPQQQQQQQQQQQQQQQPCPQSPAPPYRSNTLPGRPPPPPYDQPSPATSTTSSYLNKNLNSIEADTPGPARAPESNSLVVNILLGDTALNIFRDHNFDSCSLCVCNAGPKVVGNIKGADAGVYLSNSWVSSGLFQDDDQIRCSCGFSAVVNRRLAHRAGLFYEDEMEITGVAEDPAEKKKGSLTSVACPGAKATSEGLDTIPPNVLELLREQCLIVQSSASSLYRAARICATVKSYPTLTPTVNTLEFNDGNEVCVAALDQGKLDGAHNERAARVNGVHRWVFLRARGPQCSGDIVRMMRSLQPLLQDAVQKKCTTRMWEAPYTVAGPLTWRQFHRLAGRGTDDRCEPQPIPALVVGYDRDWLSLSPYAVCFWEKLSLEPFAGPRDVAYVVVAPDSDCIVSRVKSFFRELSCTYEICRLGRHTPISKQLRDGILRVGKSTVQKLAKQPIDDWFKFLGENHIGELLRLYAQVCNHRLAPYLTQVIQDRSLLDSSDSQPANKQQQQQSATIPVPDTMPATPDVLTTKPESVEGENPRSETPSSSTATNNQSTTNTAGNTTPTSQTTSNTTPITTTTGPDEEEIEPPAIVVYFVEPFSLGGTEDPDRRRLAILALLRAYSTAINSMPENMRSNIHVQLISLESIMELGRARERRKIQDEMRALALNVFLQGRRLLNHNSTVKSLTGFGTAAAADLFLKSKDERNRAPYRLYAPAFVLAPLRAKSEAPESFGMPRPEECAVLYLSYCLSEDQSWLLAAATDDRGEIFETATINIDIPNRKRRKRASARRIGLQKLMDFILGVMSQGVQPWRLVVGRVGRIGHGELKGWSWLLSRKALLKASKHLKEICGQCSLLYPSAAPCVLSACLVSLEPDSTLRLMADQFTPDERFSQASVNCQLSTPQDVTCTHILVFPTSATTQSSQTAFQEQHNVPELGDDELFSALNDDMPEGMEGMGDFNDIFNVWPEPGAGGGQSPSGSPHRPEGSPHGGDGGGSGLGNHDGPGSPFPCSNTPRIATTEQAEEVGTLLQQPLALQPLALGYLVSTAPTGRMPPWFWAACPHLENVCPVFLKNALHLHSPAIQQNSDDLLQQQNAPTAHPLDSQYTTDVLRYVLEGYNALSWLALDANTKDRLSCLPVHVQALMHLYHATAALV from the exons ACATCCCTCTGCGGAATTAAATGGAGGAAGCTCGTGTGGGGCGAGGTGGCCGGTGGCTTCGGCGGCACGCCCCTCGAAGACCCGGTGCTGTCGAGTTTTTCGCGATGTTTAGCTGGTGACATTCTGTGCGTGTGGCGACGAGTGGCCGCCACGCCGGCCACCTCCGGTCCGGCGACGGCCGGTGCCTCCTCGGCGCCCATGTTCAGCGACATGAGCATCGCGCCCTCGCCTGCGCCTCCGCCGCTCTCCCTCACCGCCGCCAAGGAACTCTGGATCTTCTGGTACGGCGAGGAACCCGATCTCTCCGGCCTGGTATCGCCGGAGCTCATCGCTTGCG AAAGCGAGCAGGGTTCTTGGGAAAGCGGATTGTCGTACGAATGCCGGTCACTTCTTTTCAAGGCTCTGCATAACTTGATTGAACGGTGTTTGCTATCCCGTGACTTCGTTCGCTTAGGAAAGTGGTTTGTGCAACCTTACAATGGCTACGAGAAACACCGTTGTAGCAG CCATCTGTCCTTCTCGTTTGCATTCTTCGTTCACGGAGAAAGCACTGTGTGCGCGAGTGTGGACGTCAGGCAGCATCCTGCGGTGCGACATCTTACAAAGACGTGTCTACAACGTACCCAGACCTCCCAATCCGGCGTTAAGG TGATCCTAGCTCCTTACGGACTAGCGGGCACATTAACGGGTCAGGTGAGCCGTATGGACAGTCAACTTCTCGAAGAATGGAAACACTTCTATCCGATCAGTACCGGCAGTAATCCAGAGACCGGGCTTCCACCCCTCGTGGAGGTCCTCGTCGGTGGCGTGCGCATGCGTTATCCTTCTTGTTACGTCTTGGTTACGGATATGGATGATACGCCACCCGAAACTCCTCTCTCGCCGCCAAGTAGCCCCGTCACTTGCGAACGGCCCCTCTTGATGCAACAGGAACTGAGCGCAGCTACCGAATTGCCGGAACGCGTGTGGGCGGAATGTACTTTGAGTTCACCAGTGTCTGCTTCCAAGACGGAATCTTCCATGGAACCTGGAACCTGGACGTTCGTGGAACCGACGCAAAAGTCTTCCTGTACCTGTTCATGTTCGAA GTATACGACCCCCGGGGGTTGGAAGAGCCTGGCCTCCTCTCAGGTTCAGAGGGAGAGGGTAGATAAAGGTGGACGGAGGGTCGTACCGTTTCACCGACGGTCTACCACTCAGTGGGACGCTTGTCCCTCTGTCCCTGCTAATGCCCCCAG GTCGGTACTGAGTAGAACGGAAGCACCCAGTACACCACCGGGCGGTCCACCTTCCTACTCGCGCGGACCACCAACGGGAGGAGATTGCTTACCAGTGCCGTCGGTCGGCTCGCCAGGTTCCCCAGCACCATCGCCTCTTCTGACTCCGCACTCCGAGCCGGCATCGGTCCCGCCCGCGGAACCTACGATGCCAACTCTCAGCCCGCAACCTCCACCAAGCCACACGAACACTGCCCCACCCCTAACCCCGTCGCAAGGGCCCAAGTCTATTTCTTCCGCGTGCAACAACCAGGTGCACAGTCCGTCGGTTCCCGGACCGATATTAAAACGACCAATTTTGGTATCCCGAGAGTACGAGGGTGCTCTTTTGGAGGACGAGCAACCGTTATCCGAGCTCTATAATTACTCGCTCCAGGAGGCTTGGTTGAATCATCCTGTAAAGCGTTTCAAGGCCATGAACATTAGCAATCCGCCGATCAATCGAAGCAACGTTCTCTACCCACCGATGAAATCTCAAGCGCTCCAATCTCAAGCTCCTAAGCTGGAAATTAAACAAGAACCCGTTGAAGct GGCGAGTGTATTGGAAGAAGAACAGATCCATACGAGTTCGATGCGACAGGCGAGGAAAATGGTACGAATGTCGATGGTCTCAGACGACAAAGGGACGATCCATCTAAACCAGGATCTCTATTTACTAGCGAGGGTCTCCAGCCATCTTACAAAGACCTAGATCAGATATTCGACAACTCCGATCCTGATACTTCCAGCGATGAAACG AATCTGAATCAGCTACAGATACAAACGCCACCAGGCTCGAATAAATCTGGTGGATTACACGAAGAAACGAGGGTGGACGGTGCGAACAAGAATAATAATCGAGGAGTCACTGTTCTACGACCAGAAGAACTATCCAAAATGTTTCCAACTCCTCCTTCTCTAGAGCATAATCCTGTTGCCTCGCCTTGCCAGCTAAGTGACCCTCTCATGGACCAGACTGAGCTGCTGATGCCCTCACGACCGCTCAGACATCTGCCTGACATCTATCCCAATATGGGCTCTCCGCAAGAAGAGCCAATTGACGATTGGTCATACGTGTTCAAGCCGGCAGCCATCAGCAAGATGGTTGGTTCTTCCAAATACGCACCCCTCACGAATCTGCCTAGCCAATCTCTGCCATCCATCACACTGCCATCGCACTGCGTGTACAGACCTTCCTGGCAGTGCAATCCTGCTTCCACCAATCAGGCCGACAAACCTCTTCCACCAACCAGGCCCGGATCAgtgcaacagcagcagcagcagcagcaacaacagcagcagcagccgcaacaacaacaacaacaacaacagcagcagcagcagcagcagcaacctTGTCCACAAAGTCCGGCGCCACCTTACCGTTCAAATACTCTGCCCGGTAGACCACCACCACCTCCATATGACCAACCTAGCCCAGCTACATCCACTACTTCTTCGtatcttaataaaaatctcAACAGCATCGAAGCGGATACACCAGGACCCGCTCGCGCGCCCGAATCAAATTCCCTTGTAGTGAATATTCTTCTGGGTGACACTGCACTTAACATCTTCCGCGATCATAACTTCGATAGTTGCAGTCTGTGTGTGTGCAATGCTGGGCCCAAAGTTGTAGGTAATATTAAGGGTGCCGACGCGGGTGTTTACCTCAGCAATTCGTGGGTGAGTTCCGGGCTCTTCCAAGACGACGATCAAATCAGATGTAGTTGCGGTTTTAGCGCTGTGGTGAATCGCCGACTCGCGCATAGAGCGGGTCTGTTCTACGAGGACGAAATGGAGATCACAGGTGTCGCCGAAGACCCGGCGGAGAAGAAAAAAGGTTCACTCACTTCGGTCGCGTGTCCCGGAGCAAAAGCGACCTCGGAGGGCCTCGACACGATACCACCGAATGTTCTCGAGTTACTGCGTGAGCAATGCTTGATTGTTCAAAGTTCTGCCAGCAGTCTATACAGAGCAGCAAGGATATGCGCCACCGTGAAAAGTTATCCGACATTGACGCCAACGGTGAACACTTTGGAGTTTAACGACGGTAACGAGGTGTGCGTTGCCGCGCTCGATCAAGGCAAACTCGATGGTGCGCATAACGAAAGGGCAGCGCGGGTGAACGGCGTGCATCGGTGGGTGTTTCTCAGAGCACGAGGTCCCCAATGCAGCGGCGATATCGTGCGAATGATGAGGTCGCTACAGCCGCTGCTCCAAGACGCAGTGCAGAAGAAGTGTACGACGCGTATGTGGGAGGCACCGTACACTGTCGCCGGACCGCTCACGTGGCGACAATTCCATCGTTTGGCTGGCCGCGGCACCGACGATCGTTGCGAGCCACAACCGATACCTGCTCTAGTCGTCGGATACGATCGCGATTGGCTGTCCTTGTCACCATATGCGGTCTGCTTCTGGGAAAAACTATCGTTAGAACCGTTCGCTGGACCCAGAGATGTCGCTTACGTAGTCGTCGCACCCGACAGCGATTGTATCGTCAGTAGAGTCAAATCGTTCTTCCGAGAACTTTCCTGCACGTATGAG ATTTGTCGATTAGGAAGACATACGCCAATCTCGAAACAACTACGAGATGGAATTTTGCGCGTCGGGAAATCGACCGTGCAGAAACTGGCAAAGCAACCAATAGACGATTGGTTCAAGTTTTTGGGAGAGAATCATATAGGCGAACTGTTAAGATTGTACGCTCAAGTGTGCAATCACCGATTAGCTCCGTATCTGACGCAGGTCATACAAGATCGTAGCTTGTTAGATTCCAGTGATTCTCAACCGGCCAACaaacagcagcaacagcaatcCGCAACAATTCCCGTTCCTGATACGATGCCAGCTACACCCGATGTATTAACGACCAAACCCGAATCTGTTG AAGGGGAGAATCCACGAAGCGAGACTCCCTCCTCGAGCACAGCGACGAATAATCAGAGCACTACTAATACAGCTGGTAATACGACACCGACTTCTCAAACTACAAGCAACACAACGCCGATTACTACAACCACAGGTCCAGACGAGGAGGAGATCGAACCTCCGGCTATCGTTGTCTACTTTGTTGAACCTTTTTCGTTAGGCGGCACCGAGGATCCCGATCGACGACGGCTCGCTATTCTGGCTCTACTCAGAGCTTACTCTACTGCGATCAATAGTATGCCCGAAAATATGAGGTCAAATATTCACGTTCAG ctAATATCCTTGGAAAGCATAATGGAATTGGGTCGAGCTCGAGAAAGGCGAAAAATTCAAGATGAGATGAGAGCTTTGGCTTTGAATGTCTTTTTGCAAGGGCGTAGATTATTGAATCATAATTCTACGGTGAAAAGCCTCACCGGTTTTGGTACTGCCGCCGCTGCGGACCTCTTCCTCAAGAGCAAAGAT GAACGGAACAGGGCGCCTTACCGTCTTTATGCGCCAGCCTTTGTGCTAGCACCGTTACGGGCGAAGAGCGAAGCTCCCGAATCGTTCGGCATGCCAAGACCCGAGGAATGCGCGGTGCTTTATCTGAGTTACTGTTTGAGCGAGGATCAATCTTGGCTATTGGCGGCCGCGACGGATGACAGGGGCGAAATTTTCGAGACCGCTACAATTAACATCGATATACCCAACAGGAAAAGAAGAAAGCGCGCTTCAGCTAGGCGCATCGGTCTTCAAAAGCTTATGGACTTTATACTGGGTGTAATGTCCCAGGgt gtaCAACCTTGGAGACTGGTCGTGGGTCGAGTAGGACGCATTGGACATGGCGAATTGAAAGGATGGAGCTGGTTACTTTCTAGAAAAGCACTTTTGAAAGCTTCGAAGCATCTGAAAGAGATATGCGGACAGTGTAGTCTCTTGTATCCTTCGGCGGCACCTTGCGTGCTCAGCGCATGTTTAGTCTCACTCGAACCGGATTCCACTCTGAGATTAATGGCCGATCAATTCACTCCCGATGAAAGATTCAGTCAGGCGTCTGTAAACTGCCAGTTATCCACACCTCAAGATGTCACGTGTACTCATATACTTGTTTTCCCTACATCCGCTACCACTCAA TCGTCGCAGACCGCATTTCAAGAACAACACAACGTACCCGAGTTAGGAGATGACGAATTGTTTTCCGCTCTAAACGACGACATGCCGGAAGGCATGGAAGGAATGGgtgattttaatgatattttcaaCGTTTGGCCTGAGCCGGGGGCAGGCGGTGGACAAAGTCCAAGCGGAAGTCCACATCGTCCTGAAGGTTCGCCGCATGGAGGAGACGGCGGTGGATCGGGCTTAGGTAATCATGACGGGCCGGGTAGTCCATTTCCGTGCAGCAATACGCCAAGA ATAGCGACGACTGAGCAGGCAGAAGAGGTTGGCACGCTTCTACAACAACCACTCGCTCTACAACCACTCGCTCTTGGTTATCTAGTATCGACTGCGCCAACGGGACGAATGCCACCATGGTTTTGGGCAGCTTGTCCACATCTCGAAAATGTTTGCCCGGTATTCCTGAAGAACGCGTTACACTTGCACAGTCCCGCGATACAACAAAACAGCGACGATTTACTTCAGCAACAAAACGCACCCACTGCTCATCCGTTGGACTCGCAGTACACCACTGACGTGCTTAG GTACGTGTTGGAAGGATACAATGCACTGTCGTGGCTTGCACTGGATGCAAACACCAAGGACCGACTGTCTTGCTTACCAGTGCACGTACAGGCGCTCATGCATCTTTACCATGCAACGGCAGCTCTCGTCTGA